In the Candidatus Eremiobacteraceae bacterium genome, one interval contains:
- a CDS encoding response regulator transcription factor: MADVKAAPAAKILVVDDEATILQTLRYNLEKNGYSVCTAGDGRRALSVAELEKPDLIVLDIMLPELDGIEVCREIRKRSTTPVLMLTAKDQEIDKVLALEIGADDYITKPFSVYELLARIKAHLRRLQVAPLPAETGVLKGGEIELDAGRHKVTKAGAIVELAPKEFRLLQVLLENKGRVVTRQAMLDRVWGYDFYGDLQTVNVHIRWLREKIEDSPSDPKYILTVRSRGYLFKD, encoded by the coding sequence ATGGCAGACGTGAAGGCGGCGCCGGCTGCAAAGATCCTCGTCGTCGACGACGAGGCGACCATCCTGCAGACCTTGCGTTACAATCTCGAGAAGAACGGGTACTCGGTGTGCACGGCCGGCGACGGGCGCCGCGCGTTGTCGGTCGCGGAGCTCGAGAAGCCGGACCTCATCGTGCTCGACATCATGCTCCCCGAGCTTGACGGCATCGAAGTCTGCCGCGAGATCCGCAAGCGCTCGACCACGCCCGTGCTGATGCTCACCGCGAAAGACCAAGAGATCGACAAGGTGCTCGCGCTCGAGATCGGCGCCGATGACTACATCACCAAGCCGTTCTCCGTGTACGAGCTGCTCGCGCGCATCAAGGCACACCTGCGCCGCCTCCAAGTGGCGCCATTGCCGGCCGAGACGGGCGTCCTCAAAGGCGGCGAGATCGAACTCGACGCCGGCCGGCACAAAGTGACGAAGGCGGGCGCGATCGTCGAGCTCGCCCCCAAAGAATTCCGCCTGCTGCAGGTGTTGCTCGAGAACAAAGGCCGCGTGGTCACGCGCCAAGCGATGCTCGATCGCGTGTGGGGCTACGATTTCTACGGCGACTTGCAGACGGTGAACGTCCACATCCGATGGCTGCGCGAGAAGATCGAGGACAGCCCAAGCGATCCCAAATACATCCTCACCGTCCGCAGCCGCGGGTATCTGTTCAAAGATTAG
- a CDS encoding ATP-binding protein yields MPLFDQFRKPRKTEGVSSHSALTDRNSALVERFDALVDALPVGVIVVGEDGRVTVFNPAAAEIFGVPRARALGRSLIESVRSFELDRRLWNALRGGVEQTAELTYNAGTERKLELTTRPLRGTEPPREAVAVVHDITRVRELEAIRRDFVSNVSHELRTPLTSVKIIVETLQGGVDATTQAGFLNDIARETDRMIALVEDLLGLAKLESSTLAVPFSPVDLCEVCREVVATQALRAKQLHIDLQVRTPDEPIVMLGDRAKLVQVVVNLLDNALRLTPPNGHVKVAVRSDDGHAVLSVADDGPGIPSSALPHIFERFYVVDRSRARSSTGTGLGLAIVKHIVESHGGTVVAESQLGVGTTLRCRFKI; encoded by the coding sequence ATGCCGCTCTTCGACCAATTCCGCAAGCCGCGCAAGACTGAGGGCGTTTCGTCGCACTCCGCGCTCACCGACCGCAATAGCGCCCTCGTCGAGCGTTTCGATGCGCTGGTCGATGCGCTGCCGGTCGGCGTCATCGTGGTCGGCGAAGATGGCCGCGTCACGGTGTTCAATCCGGCGGCCGCCGAGATCTTCGGCGTGCCGCGCGCGCGCGCGCTGGGCCGCTCGCTGATCGAATCCGTGCGCAGCTTCGAGCTGGACCGAAGGCTTTGGAACGCGCTGCGCGGCGGCGTCGAGCAGACCGCTGAGCTCACCTACAACGCGGGTACAGAGCGCAAGCTCGAGCTGACCACGCGCCCGTTGCGCGGCACCGAACCGCCCCGCGAAGCGGTGGCCGTCGTCCACGACATCACGCGGGTGCGCGAGCTCGAGGCGATCCGGCGCGACTTCGTGTCCAACGTCTCGCACGAGCTGCGCACGCCGCTGACCTCGGTGAAGATCATCGTCGAGACGCTGCAGGGCGGCGTCGACGCGACGACGCAAGCCGGATTCCTCAACGACATCGCGCGCGAGACCGACCGCATGATCGCGCTGGTCGAAGATCTGTTGGGCCTCGCCAAGCTCGAGAGCAGTACGCTTGCCGTCCCCTTCAGTCCCGTCGATCTGTGCGAGGTGTGCCGCGAAGTCGTCGCCACGCAAGCGCTGCGCGCCAAACAGCTGCACATCGATCTGCAGGTGCGCACCCCGGACGAGCCCATCGTGATGCTCGGCGATCGCGCCAAGCTCGTACAGGTCGTCGTCAATCTGCTCGACAACGCGCTGCGCCTCACGCCGCCGAACGGCCACGTGAAGGTCGCGGTCAGAAGTGACGACGGACACGCCGTGCTCAGCGTCGCCGACGACGGTCCAGGTATCCCCTCATCGGCGTTGCCGCACATCTTCGAGCGCTTCTACGTCGTCGATCGGTCGCGCGCGCGATCCTCGACCGGCACTGGCCTCGGGCTCGCGATCGTCAAGCATATCGTCGAGTCGCACGGCGGCACGGTGGTGGCGGAAAGCCAACTGGGAGTGGGCACGACATTGCGCTGCCGTTTCAAGATTTAA